In the Terriglobia bacterium genome, one interval contains:
- a CDS encoding RidA family protein — MAKSEIKHPEKKVSTGAYSAAVLIDGWLYISGQGPLDMRTGAIVHGTVEEQTRLTLTHIGKILEAAGCNFSHVVKCTCHLSDISDFDRFNGVYAEFFTGVRPARTTVQSGLGEGMRVEIDAIARLPR, encoded by the coding sequence ATGGCAAAGTCTGAAATTAAGCACCCCGAAAAGAAGGTTTCGACTGGGGCCTACTCGGCGGCTGTGTTGATTGATGGATGGCTCTACATCAGCGGTCAAGGCCCGCTTGACATGAGAACCGGAGCCATTGTCCACGGCACCGTCGAGGAGCAAACTCGTCTGACGCTCACGCACATCGGTAAGATTCTTGAAGCCGCCGGCTGCAACTTTTCTCATGTGGTGAAATGCACGTGTCATCTGAGCGACATCAGCGATTTCGATCGGTTTAACGGCGTCTATGCGGAGTTCTTCACGGGGGTTCGTCCGGCGCGGACCACAGTTCAGTCAGGCCTTGGCGAAGGAATGCGGGTGGAAATTGACGCGATTGCTCGGCTCCCAAGGTAG
- a CDS encoding lmo0937 family membrane protein, with protein sequence MLVFIFVLLLALWLIGMISSYTLGGFIHILLLIAIVVLLVRIIQGRRVV encoded by the coding sequence ATGCTGGTATTCATTTTCGTCCTCCTGCTGGCCCTTTGGCTGATCGGCATGATCAGCTCGTACACGCTCGGCGGATTTATTCACATCTTGCTGCTCATCGCGATCGTGGTTTTACTGGTCCGAATAATTCAGGGCCGCAGGGTGGTCTGA
- a CDS encoding aspartate aminotransferase family protein, protein MEKYKKSEEVLAKNRNFISGGVVSVNRATLPEIVFVKGEGAYVWDADGNRYIDYHAAFAPHFLGHNDPYVTEAVLRVLRERASLYGSGTTVLEGRLAELICRHIPWVESVQFLNSGSEATYQAIRLARAVTGRDDIIVMQGGYNGWHNDVCCNLMTPLERLGARISPGEYRYEPISAGIPLSHQALVHPVNFNDLESVECVCRKHSIAALITEPTLQNVGIIKPLPGYLQGLRRLADQYGFILIFDEIKTGFRHSIGGYAQIAKVAPDLVVYGKALANGYPIAALGGKKELMDWFVHPDASKRVLLAGTYNAHPIPTAAAIATIERLLMNDGEVYKHVERLGDKVQGGIEAALRRFGLKAVVARQGSAFCVYFMDHCPQDWHDLASNHDFELDGAMRQGLIDRGIYFFPLATKQCSISFAHTADDVEATLRAFHETFASILAR, encoded by the coding sequence ATGGAGAAATACAAAAAGTCGGAGGAAGTTCTCGCCAAGAACCGCAATTTCATTAGCGGGGGAGTGGTTTCGGTAAACCGGGCCACACTCCCTGAAATCGTTTTTGTCAAAGGTGAGGGCGCTTACGTTTGGGATGCCGATGGTAACCGGTATATCGATTACCATGCAGCCTTCGCGCCGCATTTTCTGGGCCACAACGACCCTTATGTAACCGAGGCTGTGCTTCGCGTCCTACGGGAACGTGCCAGCCTTTACGGATCCGGCACGACCGTCCTGGAAGGCCGGCTTGCGGAGCTGATCTGCCGACACATTCCATGGGTCGAGAGCGTTCAATTCCTGAATTCAGGGAGCGAGGCCACTTATCAGGCCATCCGGCTTGCCCGGGCGGTCACCGGCCGGGACGACATCATTGTCATGCAGGGCGGATACAACGGCTGGCACAACGACGTCTGTTGTAATCTCATGACTCCGCTGGAGCGGCTGGGCGCTCGTATTTCTCCCGGCGAATATCGTTACGAGCCGATCAGCGCTGGCATCCCCCTGTCTCACCAGGCGCTGGTTCATCCGGTCAATTTCAACGATCTGGAATCGGTCGAATGCGTCTGCAGGAAGCATTCCATTGCTGCCCTGATTACAGAGCCTACTCTTCAAAACGTTGGGATCATCAAACCGCTGCCCGGATACTTGCAGGGTTTGAGGAGGCTGGCGGACCAGTACGGATTCATCCTGATTTTTGATGAAATCAAGACAGGATTCCGGCACAGCATTGGCGGTTATGCGCAAATCGCGAAAGTGGCGCCCGACTTGGTCGTATACGGCAAAGCGCTCGCAAATGGTTATCCGATCGCTGCCTTAGGCGGCAAAAAGGAACTGATGGACTGGTTCGTCCACCCTGATGCTTCGAAGCGTGTTCTGCTGGCAGGAACTTATAATGCCCATCCAATCCCGACAGCCGCTGCTATCGCGACCATCGAGCGCCTGCTCATGAATGACGGGGAGGTTTACAAGCACGTTGAACGCTTAGGGGATAAAGTCCAGGGAGGAATTGAAGCTGCCCTGCGTAGGTTCGGCCTTAAAGCTGTGGTGGCGAGGCAAGGTTCGGCTTTTTGTGTGTACTTCATGGATCACTGTCCGCAGGACTGGCACGATCTGGCATCGAATCACGACTTTGAACTGGATGGAGCTATGCGCCAAGGACTTATCGATCGTGGTATTTATTTCTTTCCCCTGGCGACCAAGCAGTGCTCGATTTCGTTCGCGCACACTGCAGATGACGTGGAAGCTACACTCCGAGCCTTCCACGAGACATTCGCTTCGATTTTAGCAAGGTAG
- a CDS encoding DMT family transporter, with the protein MRSWLLLFACNLMWALQFTCVKLVQDQVGALFTVWGPMTLATIMLIPMVAGERRGYHPQGGRFRSDLLAFFLLALLGIFPGQVFITWGTRWSLASNAALLMLTLPVSTAILAYIFLHEKMTRVRWISFALAIAGVLMCSNLDFRHMNFGKGYLLGNALIFFGTLGSAFYNSYSKKVLERYSPLEVLFYTYVGMFILMTPLVLAEESSVFQRIPSFTARTWVGLALLTFFHNFLSMVLFLKALKQLDAIQAALSNYLITFFGIPIAVVWLGERLAPLALVGGIIILGSTLLITVWEKESPPPVKSRLPTIST; encoded by the coding sequence ATGCGTTCCTGGCTTTTGCTCTTCGCGTGCAATCTGATGTGGGCCTTGCAGTTCACGTGCGTCAAATTGGTACAGGACCAGGTCGGCGCCCTGTTCACGGTTTGGGGACCGATGACGCTAGCTACTATCATGCTCATTCCAATGGTTGCGGGTGAACGGCGCGGGTATCACCCACAGGGCGGGCGATTCAGGAGCGACTTGCTCGCTTTCTTTCTTCTCGCACTGCTGGGGATATTTCCCGGGCAGGTCTTTATCACCTGGGGCACCCGCTGGTCGCTGGCGAGCAACGCGGCATTATTGATGCTGACGCTGCCGGTATCGACCGCCATTCTAGCCTACATATTTCTCCACGAGAAAATGACGCGGGTCCGCTGGATCAGTTTTGCCCTGGCAATTGCGGGCGTTCTGATGTGCTCCAACCTGGACTTCCGGCACATGAACTTCGGCAAGGGTTACCTGCTGGGGAACGCGCTGATCTTCTTTGGGACGTTGGGCAGCGCCTTCTACAATTCTTACAGCAAGAAGGTGCTTGAAAGGTACTCGCCGCTGGAGGTCCTTTTCTACACCTACGTGGGAATGTTCATTCTCATGACGCCGCTCGTCTTGGCCGAAGAATCGAGCGTGTTCCAGCGCATCCCGAGCTTCACCGCCAGGACCTGGGTGGGGCTGGCGCTGCTGACATTCTTTCACAACTTCCTGTCGATGGTGCTGTTCCTGAAGGCGCTCAAGCAACTGGATGCCATCCAGGCGGCCCTTTCGAACTACCTGATCACATTTTTCGGCATTCCGATTGCGGTCGTCTGGCTGGGAGAACGATTGGCCCCGCTGGCGCTGGTCGGGGGAATCATCATTCTCGGCAGCACCCTGCTGATTACGGTGTGGGAGAAGGAAAGCCCGCCCCCAGTGAAGTCGCGGCTGCCAACCATCAGCACTTGA
- a CDS encoding DUF2914 domain-containing protein, whose protein sequence is MSQFCNDPISTSGHLPIRIKSFLLGLWRLYGRFERPISSLSIVGGFAFDALALRRVDVFWDNFWVVAHLAIVTACVVWINLLDDSADESGARPEANPRRLHFWLVNVMQFFFGGILSVYLVFYFRSGTITTSWPFLSLLALTFIANGSLKRRFARLWFQIALLFLAIYAFAIYMMPILVHEVSTRVFWLSSAVSVGAIAAILLIVAVLSRRRFAGGRGWFVFGSLAGILVVVNGLYFLNVIPPLPLSLKEAGVYHSIVAKGPGDYTATVEPHTNALASIDFLARFFAFTETVHITPGESLAVYTAVFAPTALSMKIIHEWQYYDPTRGAWTTRHRVPLTVVGGRGGGYRTFSRESGITPGRWRVNVETQTGRLIGRLNFDAIVQKEEPPLLQEIIS, encoded by the coding sequence TTGAGCCAGTTCTGCAATGACCCCATTTCAACCTCTGGTCATCTTCCCATTCGCATAAAATCGTTTTTGCTGGGCTTGTGGCGCTTGTACGGGCGTTTTGAGCGACCGATTTCGTCCCTCTCAATCGTAGGCGGATTCGCGTTCGACGCGCTCGCCCTGCGCCGCGTTGACGTGTTTTGGGATAATTTCTGGGTCGTTGCCCACCTTGCCATCGTGACGGCCTGCGTCGTCTGGATCAATCTGCTGGACGATTCCGCGGACGAGAGTGGAGCGCGGCCCGAAGCGAACCCGCGCAGACTTCACTTCTGGTTAGTAAACGTCATGCAGTTCTTCTTCGGAGGCATTCTTTCCGTCTATCTCGTTTTCTACTTCAGGAGCGGTACCATCACCACCAGTTGGCCTTTTCTTTCACTTCTTGCCCTGACGTTTATCGCCAACGGCTCTCTGAAACGACGATTTGCCCGCCTGTGGTTCCAGATCGCACTCTTGTTCCTGGCGATTTATGCTTTTGCTATTTACATGATGCCGATCCTCGTCCACGAAGTCAGCACAAGAGTATTCTGGCTAAGCAGCGCGGTCAGCGTGGGGGCGATTGCTGCCATCCTGCTCATTGTGGCGGTTCTCTCCCGCCGGCGCTTCGCAGGAGGACGTGGATGGTTCGTTTTCGGATCTCTGGCGGGCATTCTCGTTGTTGTGAACGGGCTGTACTTCCTCAACGTTATTCCGCCCCTTCCGTTATCCCTGAAGGAGGCTGGCGTCTACCACTCGATTGTCGCAAAAGGTCCCGGCGATTACACCGCGACCGTTGAACCTCACACAAACGCGCTGGCATCCATCGACTTTCTTGCCCGTTTTTTCGCCTTCACCGAGACCGTCCACATCACCCCCGGCGAGTCACTGGCGGTTTACACCGCGGTTTTTGCTCCGACCGCCCTCTCCATGAAGATCATCCATGAATGGCAATATTACGACCCGACGAGAGGCGCCTGGACCACCCGGCACCGCGTTCCGCTTACCGTGGTAGGCGGGAGAGGAGGCGGCTACCGGACGTTCTCCAGAGAGTCTGGCATCACCCCCGGTCGGTGGCGGGTGAATGTGGAAACGCAAACCGGCCGGCTGATTGGGCGCTTGAATTTCGACGCTATCGTACAGAAAGAAGAGCCGCCACTCCTGCAAGAAATAATCAGTTAG
- a CDS encoding Gfo/Idh/MocA family oxidoreductase: MNRREFISMAGAGVALAGSSLGAEGRVRIGVIGTGHRGTSLTRLLTLFEEVEIPVLCDINPEHLANGQKVVTDSGRRKPEGYSRSEVDYKRMLERGDLDGVLIATPWEWHVRMATDSMNAKIYTGCEVPIANTIDECWQIINTQEETKTPCMMLENWSFRRDNLAVLNMVRKGMFGDITYAQGAYAHECNGEWFFNPDGTNTWVGDHLMNRNADQYPTHGMGPILSWLDINCGDYPEYLTSTATRAIAVNRYFERRYGTNHPTAKRKVMQGDIVTTVIKTIKGRTIMVYNDMVSPRPYDNKWQLSGSNGIYSHEHDALYIEGVSPLPHSNEAWEPFEPYQEKYDHTWHREIQETAGKLKTDVVSHGAPDYLEVKFFVEAVRDNGPLPLDIYDSVVMSAPVGLSDISISKGSAPVPFPDFTRGAWRTRKPYFALEQS; encoded by the coding sequence TGAATAGAAGAGAATTCATCAGTATGGCGGGCGCGGGAGTCGCGCTTGCGGGAAGTAGCCTGGGAGCCGAGGGACGCGTTCGTATTGGGGTGATTGGGACGGGGCACCGCGGCACCAGCTTGACGCGGCTCTTGACCTTGTTTGAAGAGGTGGAGATCCCAGTCCTGTGCGACATTAACCCCGAACATCTGGCGAACGGCCAGAAGGTGGTGACCGACTCGGGCCGGCGCAAGCCAGAGGGCTACTCGCGGAGCGAAGTGGATTACAAACGAATGCTGGAACGCGGCGATCTCGATGGCGTGCTCATTGCTACACCGTGGGAGTGGCACGTGCGCATGGCAACCGACTCGATGAACGCGAAGATATATACCGGCTGTGAGGTTCCCATTGCCAATACCATCGATGAGTGCTGGCAAATCATCAACACCCAGGAGGAAACTAAGACCCCTTGCATGATGCTCGAAAACTGGAGCTTCCGCCGGGATAATCTTGCCGTCCTGAACATGGTCCGCAAGGGAATGTTCGGGGATATCACCTATGCACAAGGCGCCTATGCGCATGAATGCAACGGGGAGTGGTTTTTCAATCCGGATGGCACCAACACCTGGGTGGGTGACCACTTAATGAATCGCAATGCCGACCAGTACCCGACGCACGGAATGGGGCCGATCTTGAGCTGGCTGGACATCAACTGCGGCGACTACCCGGAGTATCTGACCTCGACGGCCACGCGCGCCATCGCCGTCAACCGTTATTTCGAAAGGAGGTACGGCACCAACCACCCCACGGCCAAGCGAAAGGTCATGCAGGGCGATATTGTCACCACCGTGATCAAAACGATTAAGGGTAGAACTATCATGGTCTATAACGACATGGTTTCGCCGCGACCGTACGACAACAAGTGGCAGTTGTCTGGAAGCAACGGCATTTACAGCCACGAACACGATGCCCTTTACATCGAAGGCGTCAGCCCTCTTCCCCACAGCAATGAGGCCTGGGAACCCTTTGAGCCTTATCAGGAGAAATACGACCACACGTGGCATCGCGAAATCCAAGAGACCGCGGGCAAGCTGAAGACTGATGTCGTGTCTCACGGTGCTCCCGACTACCTGGAAGTCAAGTTCTTCGTCGAAGCTGTCCGAGACAACGGACCCCTGCCCCTGGACATCTACGACTCGGTGGTGATGAGCGCACCGGTTGGGCTGTCAGATATTTCCATCTCGAAGGGCAGCGCGCCTGTACCGTTCCCGGATTTCACGCGCGGCGCTTGGCGGACGCGCAAACCGTACTTCGCGCTGGAGCAATCCTGA
- a CDS encoding lipid-binding SYLF domain-containing protein, translating to MKTILIAFLMLAPWSGAFAKDSKLQQNDQLRKASMVMNEIMQTPDKGIPHDLLDTAVCVGIVPSEIKAAFGVGGTYGKGVLVCREHGNGNWGAPSLFTLGGGSFGFQIGAKATDVVFLVMNQKGAQKLLQDKVKLGADASVAAGPVGRTAAGETDLKLHAEILSYSRSRGAFAGVALSGAVLKQDTDDNTALYGHPVEPRTILFSGTVKPPTEAAQQLAATLAKYSPHGGKQAEESSL from the coding sequence ATGAAAACGATATTGATTGCGTTTCTGATGCTCGCTCCATGGTCCGGAGCGTTTGCGAAGGACAGCAAGCTTCAGCAGAATGACCAGTTGAGAAAAGCTTCCATGGTGATGAACGAAATCATGCAGACACCCGACAAGGGTATCCCGCACGATCTGCTCGATACGGCAGTGTGCGTGGGGATTGTGCCCTCCGAGATCAAAGCTGCTTTCGGTGTGGGAGGCACCTATGGAAAAGGGGTGCTGGTATGCCGCGAACACGGAAACGGCAACTGGGGCGCGCCTTCTCTGTTCACCCTGGGGGGCGGAAGCTTTGGGTTCCAGATTGGCGCCAAGGCCACCGACGTGGTGTTTCTGGTGATGAACCAGAAGGGCGCACAAAAACTGCTGCAGGATAAGGTCAAGCTCGGTGCGGATGCTTCGGTTGCGGCAGGGCCGGTGGGCCGTACGGCGGCAGGGGAGACCGATCTCAAGCTCCACGCCGAAATCCTGAGCTATTCTCGCTCGCGCGGAGCTTTTGCGGGCGTAGCTTTAAGCGGGGCCGTCCTGAAGCAGGATACGGACGACAACACAGCCCTTTATGGTCATCCCGTCGAGCCCAGAACCATTCTCTTCAGCGGCACGGTGAAACCGCCGACAGAGGCGGCCCAGCAACTCGCCGCCACACTGGCCAAGTATTCGCCGCATGGCGGGAAACAAGCGGAAGAGTCTTCGCTTTAA